The Chryseobacterium nakagawai genome has a segment encoding these proteins:
- a CDS encoding UDP-3-O-(3-hydroxymyristoyl)glucosamine N-acyltransferase: MRFHSPQKLKTIADLIGSRFIGPEDFEVLGTNEIHMVKPGDIVFVNHPKYYDKALNSAATIILIDKEVDCPEGKALLVSDDPFRDFNKINTHFTRIYNFTEELHDVEIGEGTRIHSSAVIGNNVKIGKNTLIFPNVVIGDRTVIGDNVIIQSNTVLGGDAFYYRKLNGNFDRLISVGNVVIENNVEIGNGCTIDRGVTDSTVVGEGSVLDNQIQIGHDTIIGKKCLIASQVGIAGCCVIGDEVTLWGQVGIASGNKIESGSVLLGKTGVNRDLEKGTYIGMFAEDFKTYLKKEVKLRNLK; the protein is encoded by the coding sequence ATGAGATTCCATTCTCCGCAAAAGCTTAAAACGATCGCTGATTTAATTGGCTCAAGGTTTATTGGCCCTGAAGACTTTGAAGTATTGGGAACCAATGAAATTCACATGGTAAAACCAGGTGATATTGTTTTTGTAAATCATCCCAAATATTACGACAAGGCACTAAATTCTGCTGCAACTATCATTTTAATTGATAAAGAAGTAGATTGTCCTGAAGGGAAAGCACTTTTGGTTTCTGATGACCCTTTCAGAGACTTTAATAAGATCAATACCCACTTTACAAGAATTTACAACTTTACAGAAGAACTTCATGATGTTGAAATTGGTGAAGGAACAAGAATCCATTCTTCTGCAGTCATTGGAAACAATGTAAAGATTGGAAAAAATACCTTAATTTTCCCGAATGTAGTGATTGGTGATAGAACAGTAATTGGCGACAATGTGATCATCCAGTCCAATACCGTGTTAGGAGGTGATGCATTCTATTACAGAAAATTAAATGGAAACTTTGACCGTTTAATCTCTGTAGGAAATGTAGTGATCGAAAATAATGTAGAAATAGGTAATGGGTGTACTATTGACAGAGGAGTTACAGATTCTACAGTAGTTGGAGAAGGTTCTGTTTTGGATAATCAGATTCAGATAGGGCATGATACAATCATTGGAAAGAAATGCTTAATAGCTTCTCAGGTTGGAATAGCCGGTTGCTGTGTGATTGGAGATGAAGTCACTTTATGGGGGCAGGTAGGTATCGCTTCCGGGAATAAAATTGAAAGCGGATCTGTGCTCTTAGGGAAAACCGGAGTGAATAGAGACCTCGAAAAAGGTACCTATATCGGAATGTTTGCAGAAGATTTCAAAACTTACTTGAAAAAAGAAGTAAAACTGAGAAATCTCAAATAA
- the efp gene encoding elongation factor P — MATSNDIRKGLCIEFSNDIFKVIEFLHVKPGKGPAFVRTKLKSVTNGKVLDNTFSAGHKIEEVKVITRKFQYLYDDENGFHFMNNDDFSQLYLNKEMIENSNLMKAGEEVTIILKEADETPLSAELPQSVYLDVIEADPGVKGNTATNALKNAIVETGARVMVPLFIEPGDKIKVSTEDGSYLERVKE; from the coding sequence ATGGCAACAAGTAACGATATCAGAAAAGGTCTTTGCATTGAATTCAGCAATGATATTTTTAAAGTAATTGAGTTCCTTCACGTAAAACCAGGAAAAGGTCCTGCATTCGTAAGAACAAAACTAAAATCTGTAACCAACGGAAAAGTATTAGATAATACATTCTCTGCGGGTCACAAAATTGAAGAGGTAAAAGTAATCACAAGAAAGTTCCAGTATCTTTATGATGACGAGAACGGATTCCACTTCATGAATAACGATGATTTTTCTCAGTTATATTTAAATAAAGAAATGATTGAAAACTCAAACTTGATGAAAGCAGGTGAAGAAGTAACAATCATTTTGAAAGAAGCTGATGAAACTCCGCTTTCTGCTGAACTTCCACAATCGGTATACCTGGATGTCATTGAAGCTGATCCGGGTGTAAAAGGAAACACGGCTACCAATGCTCTTAAAAATGCAATCGTTGAAACAGGAGCAAGAGTAATGGTTCCTTTGTTCATTGAACCAGGAGACAAAATTAAAGTGAGCACTGAAGACGGTAGCTACTTAGAAAGAGTAAAAGAATAA